The Bradyrhizobium sp. WBAH42 genome includes a window with the following:
- a CDS encoding Mrp/NBP35 family ATP-binding protein → MSVTQQQVLDSLARVQSPRGVALPHANVLSAISASDGKVFFSINVDAAEARAWESVRAEAEAAVRSIPGVTTVMVALTAERKPGSAPPPPPQPSRGTPGVQPAHAHKPPQGGGSPMARQSEIPGVAAVIAVASGKGGVGKSTTALNLALGLRDLGLKVGLLDADIYGPSVPRLTGLRDKPELNEARKMIPLRRFGLAIMSIGFLVEEETAMIWRGPMVMSAVTQMLRDVEWGKLDVLVVDMPPGTGDAQLTLAQNVPLKGAVIVSTPQDLSLIDARRGLAMFKKVNVPVLGIVENMSYFQCPHCGTRSDIFGHGGARHEAEKLAVPFLGEIPLHMAIRATSDAGNPVVDSEPDGPHAAIYRAIAGQVRDQLKGVIAAA, encoded by the coding sequence TTGAGCGTGACGCAGCAACAGGTTCTCGACAGCCTCGCCAGGGTCCAGTCGCCCCGCGGGGTCGCGCTTCCCCATGCCAATGTGCTGAGCGCGATCAGCGCCTCCGACGGCAAGGTGTTCTTCTCGATCAATGTCGACGCCGCCGAGGCAAGAGCCTGGGAATCCGTCCGGGCCGAAGCGGAAGCTGCCGTGCGCAGCATTCCCGGCGTCACCACCGTCATGGTGGCACTGACCGCGGAGCGCAAGCCGGGCTCCGCGCCGCCGCCACCCCCGCAGCCGAGCCGCGGCACGCCCGGCGTGCAGCCGGCCCATGCCCACAAGCCGCCGCAGGGCGGTGGGTCGCCGATGGCGCGGCAATCGGAAATTCCCGGCGTTGCCGCCGTGATCGCGGTCGCCTCCGGCAAGGGCGGGGTGGGCAAGTCGACCACCGCGCTCAATCTGGCGCTCGGCCTGCGCGACCTCGGCCTCAAGGTCGGGCTGCTCGATGCCGACATCTACGGCCCCTCGGTGCCGCGCCTGACGGGCCTGCGCGACAAGCCGGAGCTGAACGAGGCGCGCAAGATGATTCCGCTTCGGCGTTTCGGCCTTGCCATCATGTCGATCGGCTTCCTGGTCGAGGAGGAAACCGCGATGATCTGGCGCGGCCCGATGGTGATGTCGGCGGTGACGCAGATGCTGCGCGACGTCGAATGGGGCAAGCTCGACGTGCTGGTCGTCGACATGCCGCCGGGCACCGGCGATGCCCAGCTCACGCTGGCGCAGAACGTGCCGCTCAAGGGCGCCGTGATCGTCTCGACCCCGCAGGATCTGTCCCTGATCGACGCGCGGCGGGGACTGGCCATGTTCAAGAAGGTCAACGTGCCCGTGCTCGGGATTGTGGAGAACATGAGCTACTTCCAATGTCCGCATTGCGGCACGCGATCAGACATTTTCGGTCATGGCGGCGCCCGACATGAGGCCGAGAAGCTCGCCGTGCCATTCCTGGGCGAGATCCCCCTGCACATGGCGATTCGCGCCACTTCGGACGCCGGCAATCCCGTCGTCGACAGCGAGCCGGACGGCCCTCATGCGGCGATCTACCGCGCCATCGCGGGCCAAGTCCGGGACCAGCTCAAGGGCGTCATTGCCGCGGCCTGA
- a CDS encoding TRAP transporter substrate-binding protein, with translation MKRRDFLKVSAAGAAATAVASPAIAQSSPEVKWRLTSSFPKSLDTIYGGAEQVAKYVAEMTDNKFQIQVFAAGEIVPGLQALDATSNGTVEMCHTVSYYYVGKDPTFAIFASVPFGLNARQQNSWLYQGGGNELANEFFKKSNVIGFPCGNTGTQMGGWFRKEIKTVADLSGLKMRIGGIAGQVLQKVGVVPQQLAGGDIYPALEKGTIDAAEWVGPYDDEKLGFAKVAKYYYYPGFWEGGPTVHAFANLEKFNALPKNYQAILTNATANANSWMAARYDMQNPAALKRLVAGGTQLRPFTNEVLEACLKATNELWAEVSGKNADFKKSIDAMQAYRSDEYLWWQVAEYTYDSFMIRSRTRG, from the coding sequence ATGAAGCGTCGTGATTTTCTCAAAGTATCGGCAGCAGGCGCGGCGGCGACCGCGGTGGCCTCGCCGGCGATCGCACAGTCCTCACCCGAGGTGAAGTGGCGCCTGACGTCGAGCTTCCCGAAGTCGCTCGACACCATCTATGGCGGCGCCGAGCAGGTGGCGAAGTACGTCGCCGAGATGACCGACAACAAATTCCAGATCCAGGTGTTCGCGGCCGGCGAAATCGTCCCGGGCCTCCAGGCCCTCGATGCGACCTCGAACGGCACGGTCGAGATGTGCCACACCGTCTCGTACTATTACGTCGGCAAGGACCCGACCTTCGCGATCTTCGCCTCGGTGCCGTTCGGCCTCAATGCGCGCCAGCAGAATTCGTGGCTCTACCAGGGCGGCGGCAACGAGCTCGCCAACGAGTTCTTCAAGAAGTCGAACGTGATCGGCTTCCCCTGCGGCAACACCGGCACCCAGATGGGCGGTTGGTTCCGCAAGGAGATCAAGACCGTTGCCGACCTCTCCGGCCTCAAGATGCGCATCGGCGGCATCGCCGGCCAGGTGCTGCAGAAGGTCGGCGTCGTGCCGCAGCAGCTCGCGGGCGGCGACATTTATCCCGCGCTGGAAAAGGGCACCATCGACGCGGCCGAGTGGGTCGGCCCCTACGATGACGAGAAGCTCGGCTTCGCCAAGGTCGCCAAGTACTATTACTATCCGGGCTTCTGGGAAGGCGGTCCGACCGTCCACGCCTTCGCCAACCTGGAAAAGTTCAATGCGCTGCCGAAGAACTACCAGGCGATCCTCACCAACGCGACGGCCAACGCCAACAGCTGGATGGCCGCGCGCTACGACATGCAGAACCCGGCGGCGCTGAAGCGCCTGGTCGCGGGCGGCACCCAACTCCGTCCGTTCACCAACGAGGTGCTGGAAGCCTGCCTCAAGGCCACCAACGAATTGTGGGCCGAGGTCTCCGGCAAGAACGCCGACTTCAAGAAGTCGATCGACGCCATGCAGGCCTACCGCTCCGACGAATATCTGTGGTGGCAGGTTGCCGAATACACCTACGACAGCTTCATGATCCGCTCGCGCACCCGCGGCTGA
- a CDS encoding TRAP transporter substrate-binding protein, whose product MKRRDFIKVTGLGAAGAATLAAPAIAQSMPEIKWRMPTSWPKSLDTLFGGADMMCKMVAEATDNKFQIQIFAAGEIVPGLQVLDAVQNGTCEIGHTASYYYFGKDPTFTFGSAVPFGPNMRINQAWYMQGGGRDVLNEFYKSYNVISLLAGNTGCQMGGWFRKEVNTPEDLKGMKFRIGGFTGRVLQKLGVVPQQLAGGDIYPALEKGTIDAAEWVGPYDDEKLGFYKIAPHYYYPGWWEGGPMLMAFVNLEKWNALPKYYQSVLEQAGHYANNYMMARYDNANPLALRKLLAGGTKLHAFSPAIMDACYKAAKELHAEVGATNANFKKVHDSLAKFTSDGYAWFQVAEVGYDIFMARRSQS is encoded by the coding sequence ATGAAGAGAAGAGACTTCATCAAGGTCACAGGACTTGGTGCGGCCGGCGCCGCCACGCTCGCGGCTCCCGCGATCGCGCAGTCGATGCCGGAAATCAAATGGCGCATGCCGACGAGCTGGCCGAAATCGCTCGATACCTTGTTTGGCGGCGCCGACATGATGTGCAAGATGGTCGCGGAGGCGACCGACAACAAATTCCAGATCCAGATCTTCGCGGCCGGCGAAATCGTGCCGGGCCTCCAGGTGCTCGATGCCGTGCAGAACGGCACATGCGAGATAGGCCACACCGCGTCGTACTATTACTTCGGCAAGGACCCGACCTTCACCTTCGGCTCGGCCGTGCCGTTCGGTCCCAACATGCGCATCAACCAGGCCTGGTACATGCAGGGCGGCGGCCGCGATGTGCTCAACGAGTTCTACAAGAGCTACAACGTCATCTCGCTGCTCGCGGGCAATACCGGCTGCCAGATGGGCGGGTGGTTCAGGAAGGAGGTCAACACGCCCGAGGATCTCAAGGGCATGAAATTCCGCATCGGCGGCTTCACCGGCCGCGTGCTCCAGAAGCTCGGCGTGGTGCCGCAGCAGCTCGCCGGCGGCGATATCTATCCGGCGCTGGAGAAGGGCACGATCGACGCCGCCGAATGGGTCGGCCCCTATGACGACGAGAAGCTCGGCTTCTACAAGATCGCGCCGCACTATTATTATCCCGGCTGGTGGGAAGGCGGACCGATGCTGATGGCCTTCGTCAACCTCGAAAAATGGAACGCGCTGCCGAAATATTATCAGAGCGTGCTGGAGCAGGCCGGCCACTACGCCAACAACTACATGATGGCGCGCTACGACAACGCCAATCCGCTGGCGCTGAGAAAGCTGCTGGCGGGCGGCACCAAGCTGCACGCCTTCTCGCCGGCGATCATGGATGCCTGCTACAAGGCTGCCAAGGAGCTGCACGCCGAAGTCGGCGCGACCAACGCCAACTTCAAGAAGGTGCACGACTCGCTCGCCAAGTTCACGAGCGACGGCTACGCCTGGTTCCAGGTGGCCGAGGTCGGCTACGACATCTTCATGGCGCGGCGGTCGCAGAGCTGA